A single window of Leptospira semungkisensis DNA harbors:
- the serC gene encoding 3-phosphoserine/phosphohydroxythreonine transaminase, giving the protein MSEFERRIYNFCAGPAMLPTPVMEKAASEFLNYRRSGMSIMEVSHRGKLFEKVLDESLALLRELLSVPENYEIMFLSAGASLHFSALPLNLLQEGESADFAITGIWAKKAMEEALRFNPVKKIYDGEDHKYTEVPELDDSMINPGAAYVYITSNNTLLGSRYPNFPKLTKAPLIADMTSEILSRKIDVSQFGAIFAGAQKNIGPSGLSVLIIRKDLLGRSKRTVPVLMDYALTAKNKSMYNTPPTYSIYMSKLVFEWLKEKGGVDAIEKFNDEKAKLLYDYLDTTSFYQAPVKPSSRSVMNVVFTLQDKNLESKFLAGAEEKGLHGLEGHRLVGGLRASIYNSMPREGILALIDYMKEFEKKA; this is encoded by the coding sequence ATGAGCGAATTTGAACGTCGAATTTACAATTTTTGCGCAGGCCCAGCGATGCTTCCCACTCCGGTTATGGAAAAGGCAGCGTCCGAGTTCTTGAATTATAGACGTTCAGGCATGTCCATTATGGAAGTCAGCCATCGAGGAAAGCTATTCGAGAAGGTCTTGGACGAGTCCTTGGCGCTTTTAAGAGAACTACTTTCCGTTCCTGAAAATTACGAAATTATGTTTCTATCCGCAGGGGCAAGCCTCCATTTCTCGGCTCTTCCCCTCAACTTATTGCAAGAAGGTGAGTCTGCGGATTTTGCGATAACGGGGATCTGGGCCAAAAAAGCAATGGAAGAAGCGCTTCGTTTCAATCCTGTAAAAAAGATCTATGATGGAGAAGACCATAAGTATACCGAAGTTCCGGAGTTAGATGATTCTATGATCAATCCGGGCGCAGCCTATGTATACATTACTTCGAACAATACTCTATTAGGATCTCGTTATCCTAATTTCCCGAAACTAACCAAGGCTCCGTTAATAGCGGATATGACTTCGGAGATCCTTTCTCGTAAAATAGATGTAAGTCAATTCGGAGCAATCTTTGCAGGAGCTCAGAAGAATATAGGGCCTTCCGGTTTAAGTGTATTAATTATTCGTAAAGATCTTTTGGGTCGTTCCAAGAGAACTGTCCCGGTCTTAATGGATTACGCACTGACTGCTAAGAATAAATCCATGTACAATACTCCTCCTACTTACTCCATTTATATGTCCAAGTTGGTCTTTGAATGGTTAAAAGAGAAAGGAGGAGTGGATGCGATCGAAAAGTTCAATGATGAGAAGGCAAAGCTTCTTTACGATTATCTGGACACCACTTCTTTCTATCAGGCGCCGGTAAAACCTTCTAGCAGATCTGTGATGAATGTTGTGTTCACTCTTCAAGACAAAAATCTAGAATCCAAGTTCTTGGCAGGTGCAGAAGAGAAAGGACTCCATGGATTGGAAGGGCATAGATTAGTTGGAGGACTCAGAGCTTCTATCTATAACTCTATGCCTAGAGAAGGGATCCTCGCACTGATCGATTATATGAAGGAATTCGAGAAGAAGGCTTGA
- a CDS encoding P83/100 family protein yields the protein MSRIRLAVFIFFVGSSLLPLFAQSGPKLGEREVRSSGKVNFVNRSAARADEETKGSNAKTGAALAEALKKDPKSSASTDGITAIRILPEEKKFGADLISLGKDSEYGHINSVQRIIAGYVKSNFGYSEQNSETLATYILYYNAIHRKNANYVKRKYNDEVVKNVEADKIGIARRYTEWAGKTQIIIPIVANILSEDGKDLHTDELEHEVNKDLDKKKEGQEDKKKMDDLQRQKLEDEKRKLQEKQDENRKKQEAASQKDRSAEKELQELNKDPVKNKQKITQKQEERKQAQQQQQQAKKEEQQLKEKEKEIAKKEESRKSDSKSSSSSSSSSDSKKDSSSSSGGSSSSSKSDDNKSKEELKQELTDTKKELEAVKEEQKQKEDFDKNVVGGKILFLKTLKYTSDGHYSNELQLLDPAKDDTIFKGDFNKICGRTFEVVDGKALVVGYESDHSAAHKLILIDQETLKPAVWSNDAVFWRSPMILKGEDIYAFEERNGKYYLSRFDKGLKKTAGTEEEISPNSNVTFFGEKIYVTGKEEGSGKTEIAVFNKADLKLLKKIKP from the coding sequence ATGTCACGGATTCGACTGGCTGTATTTATCTTCTTCGTAGGGAGTTCATTACTTCCTTTGTTCGCTCAAAGCGGACCCAAATTAGGAGAGAGAGAAGTTCGATCCTCCGGAAAAGTAAACTTCGTAAACCGGTCTGCCGCAAGAGCCGACGAAGAAACGAAAGGCAGCAATGCTAAGACTGGAGCCGCCTTGGCTGAGGCTTTGAAGAAGGATCCGAAATCTAGTGCGAGCACTGATGGAATCACTGCGATCCGCATTCTTCCGGAAGAAAAGAAATTCGGAGCAGACCTGATCAGCTTAGGAAAGGATTCGGAATACGGACATATCAACTCGGTGCAAAGGATTATCGCCGGTTATGTAAAATCCAATTTCGGATATTCAGAACAAAACTCGGAAACTCTCGCGACTTATATTCTATATTACAATGCGATCCATCGTAAAAACGCAAATTATGTAAAACGCAAATACAATGACGAAGTCGTTAAGAATGTCGAGGCCGACAAGATCGGTATCGCAAGACGTTATACGGAATGGGCCGGAAAAACGCAGATCATTATTCCGATCGTTGCAAATATCTTATCCGAAGATGGAAAAGATCTTCATACGGACGAGTTAGAGCACGAAGTAAACAAGGACCTGGACAAAAAGAAAGAAGGCCAAGAAGATAAGAAGAAGATGGACGATCTCCAACGACAAAAGTTGGAAGATGAAAAGCGCAAGCTCCAGGAAAAACAAGACGAGAACAGAAAAAAACAAGAAGCTGCTTCTCAAAAAGACAGATCTGCTGAGAAAGAACTACAAGAGTTGAATAAGGATCCTGTTAAGAACAAACAGAAGATTACTCAAAAACAAGAAGAACGCAAACAGGCTCAGCAACAACAGCAACAAGCCAAGAAAGAAGAGCAGCAATTAAAAGAAAAAGAAAAGGAGATCGCTAAGAAGGAAGAATCCCGCAAATCGGATTCTAAATCTTCTTCGTCCTCCTCATCGTCTAGCGATTCTAAGAAAGATTCCTCTTCTTCTTCCGGAGGTTCTAGCAGTTCTTCCAAATCGGATGATAACAAATCCAAAGAAGAATTGAAGCAAGAACTCACCGATACTAAGAAAGAATTGGAAGCTGTTAAAGAAGAACAGAAACAAAAAGAAGACTTCGATAAAAACGTAGTCGGAGGAAAGATTCTCTTCTTAAAAACCTTAAAGTATACTTCCGACGGACATTATAGCAATGAACTCCAATTGCTGGATCCTGCTAAGGACGATACGATCTTTAAAGGCGACTTCAATAAGATCTGCGGACGTACTTTCGAAGTTGTGGACGGAAAGGCTTTGGTCGTAGGTTACGAGTCGGACCACTCCGCTGCTCATAAACTCATTCTGATCGATCAAGAGACTCTCAAGCCTGCGGTTTGGTCCAATGACGCCGTATTCTGGCGCTCTCCTATGATCTTAAAAGGAGAAGATATCTATGCATTTGAAGAAAGGAATGGAAAATATTATCTGAGCCGTTTCGACAAAGGCTTAAAGAAGACTGCTGGAACAGAAGAGGAGATCTCTCCTAACTCTAATGTAACCTTCTTCGGTGAGAAGATTTATGTAACCGGAAAAGAAGAAGGTTCCGGCAAAACGGAGATTGCAGTATTTAATAAAGCGGATCTGAAATTACTCAAGAAGATCAAGCCGTAA
- a CDS encoding DUF4345 family protein has protein sequence MQTSTISTTGRLETSPLIRLVTQIFLFMNLAVYLGFTVAFFLYPIPLAEMIGFSIHSSAALADFRAMYSGLCFGVGFLIFYGLTRPDFKSPAILLSVTSAGGLFIARLYTLLLNGPGNEYIYLSMITEIGSVCIGAWLLKRQ, from the coding sequence ATGCAAACAAGTACAATTTCTACGACAGGCCGATTGGAGACTTCTCCATTGATACGTTTGGTCACTCAGATCTTTCTATTCATGAACCTTGCAGTTTATCTAGGATTCACTGTGGCTTTCTTTCTCTATCCGATCCCTCTGGCGGAAATGATTGGATTCTCCATTCATTCGAGTGCAGCCTTGGCTGATTTTAGGGCGATGTATAGCGGACTTTGCTTTGGAGTAGGATTTCTGATCTTTTACGGTTTGACCAGACCTGATTTCAAGTCCCCTGCCATTTTGCTTTCTGTAACAAGCGCTGGAGGCCTTTTTATAGCGAGGCTCTACACCTTGCTCTTGAACGGTCCAGGAAACGAGTATATTTATCTGAGTATGATCACAGAGATCGGATCCGTCTGCATCGGAGCCTGGCTCTTAAAAAGACAATAA
- a CDS encoding helix-turn-helix domain-containing protein produces the protein MSDLLGWFFDGLILFGGFLALLLSIGEFPADKRDRFQVFLALTLASIGCMQLSSALVLNQNSGQDLALKFWNLPLLYLPPAFAFLTIRSLSEDDFEFRPKHFLFFLPTLFSFAAAIYFRSSGEYLRYPWNSQLNFDLAFFGINFLYLGAAIYSLSFVIPIFKAFLKIEEPRAKFLFGIFCLDSFLVSVLGILGLIVHPIFLKLSLAVISLAVSLIYYIRRKYFEFPEALRSDLIKAKYARTRLKGLDMDPVLENLDRLFYADKIHRREDLTLTELAKELSLTSHQLSELLNNRLGKGYFSFINQHRIEDAKELLIGTDKTVLEIAMTVGFNNRSSFNEAFLRITQKTPISFRKMYKTL, from the coding sequence ATGTCCGATCTGCTAGGCTGGTTCTTTGATGGGCTCATTCTTTTCGGCGGATTTTTGGCCCTTCTTCTTTCCATAGGTGAATTTCCTGCGGATAAAAGGGATCGATTCCAAGTCTTTCTAGCGCTTACACTCGCGTCCATAGGATGCATGCAACTTTCCAGTGCCTTGGTACTAAATCAAAATTCTGGGCAGGACCTGGCCTTGAAATTTTGGAATCTTCCTCTACTTTATCTTCCGCCCGCATTCGCATTTCTCACGATTCGATCCCTTTCAGAAGATGATTTCGAATTTAGACCGAAGCATTTTCTATTCTTTCTTCCTACTTTGTTCTCATTCGCTGCCGCAATCTACTTCAGAAGTAGCGGAGAATATTTAAGATATCCTTGGAACTCGCAGTTGAATTTCGATCTTGCGTTTTTCGGGATCAACTTTTTGTATTTAGGAGCCGCGATCTATTCTCTTAGTTTTGTGATCCCAATCTTCAAAGCGTTCTTAAAGATCGAGGAGCCAAGGGCCAAATTCCTATTCGGGATTTTCTGTTTGGATTCTTTTCTCGTTTCCGTTCTAGGAATTTTAGGTCTGATCGTTCATCCGATCTTTCTAAAGCTATCGCTTGCAGTAATCTCTCTTGCGGTTTCCTTAATATATTATATTCGAAGAAAATATTTCGAATTTCCCGAGGCCCTACGATCCGATCTGATCAAGGCAAAATATGCACGTACCAGACTCAAGGGTCTGGATATGGACCCCGTCTTAGAAAATTTAGATCGTTTATTCTATGCGGATAAGATCCATAGAAGAGAGGATCTTACATTAACAGAACTCGCAAAAGAACTCTCTCTTACCTCTCATCAGTTATCCGAGCTATTAAACAACCGTCTGGGTAAGGGATATTTCTCCTTCATCAATCAGCATAGGATAGAAGATGCTAAGGAACTTCTCATTGGAACGGATAAAACCGTTTTAGAGATAGCGATGACGGTAGGATTTAATAATCGTTCTTCTTTTAATGAGGCTTTCTTAAGAATTACTCAAAAAACCCCGATTTCTTTTAGAAAAATGTATAAGACTTTATAA
- the fliE gene encoding flagellar hook-basal body complex protein FliE — translation MQVDFNSKLWYTYNSGYSDSRFPLSPKGDKVSVKIEDERHYGDVKEPVAPDFVAESFSEAMRNALKSVNDLQADADEMTQKMVYDPNSVDAHEVMIASEKARVALTFTKTMADGVVRAYRDLTSMR, via the coding sequence ATGCAAGTGGATTTCAATTCCAAACTTTGGTACACATATAACTCCGGTTATTCCGATTCTCGTTTTCCGCTTTCTCCTAAAGGCGATAAGGTCAGCGTAAAGATCGAGGACGAACGCCATTACGGAGACGTAAAAGAGCCTGTAGCTCCAGACTTCGTAGCTGAAAGTTTTTCTGAAGCGATGAGAAACGCTTTAAAATCTGTAAATGATCTACAAGCGGATGCAGATGAAATGACCCAAAAAATGGTCTATGATCCGAATAGCGTAGATGCTCACGAAGTCATGATCGCTTCTGAAAAAGCGAGAGTGGCGCTTACCTTCACCAAGACAATGGCAGACGGAGTAGTGAGAGCATACAGAGATCTCACTTCAATGAGATAA
- the flgC gene encoding flagellar basal body rod protein FlgC, whose product MGLFTAINTSATGLSAQRLRMDVIGNNIANATTTRNTNGDGPFRRDRVVLTPVNLRTQWRSPVYPFGLEPGEGRGVKVMKIEKDMSPLRLVYDPTHPDSIQIGPKKGYVEMPNVNIVTEMTDMISASRSYEANVQMINGSKAMFNKALEIGRA is encoded by the coding sequence ATGGGACTGTTTACTGCAATTAATACCTCCGCTACCGGACTTTCCGCACAGAGACTTCGGATGGATGTTATCGGAAACAATATCGCGAATGCGACTACCACTCGTAACACGAATGGCGACGGACCGTTTCGCAGAGATAGAGTGGTACTTACTCCGGTGAATTTGAGAACTCAGTGGAGAAGTCCTGTTTATCCTTTTGGTCTTGAGCCGGGCGAAGGAAGAGGTGTGAAGGTCATGAAAATCGAGAAGGACATGAGCCCTCTTCGATTGGTATATGATCCAACCCACCCGGATTCGATACAGATCGGCCCTAAAAAAGGCTATGTAGAAATGCCGAACGTAAATATAGTCACCGAAATGACCGATATGATCTCGGCTTCCCGGTCCTACGAAGCAAACGTACAGATGATCAACGGCTCCAAGGCGATGTTCAATAAGGCCTTGGAAATCGGAAGAGCGTAA
- the flgB gene encoding flagellar basal body rod protein FlgB, whose amino-acid sequence MFEKTYFMKTQDLLERGMNTASLKRKVISDNIANADVPHFKRSEVVFESMIKRALESEKIEESKAIPTRIEDERHISFFTPLDYRTVKPKAKVDYLTTMRADGNNVDPEKEVVDASNSQMQYMMMTERLNSNFRDLKNVMRLA is encoded by the coding sequence ATGTTTGAAAAAACCTATTTCATGAAGACCCAGGATCTACTGGAAAGAGGTATGAACACTGCTTCTTTAAAAAGAAAGGTGATTTCTGATAACATCGCGAACGCAGACGTTCCTCATTTCAAGAGAAGCGAAGTAGTTTTCGAATCTATGATAAAACGCGCGCTGGAATCTGAGAAGATCGAAGAGTCCAAAGCAATCCCTACTCGTATAGAAGACGAACGTCATATATCATTTTTTACTCCATTAGACTATCGTACTGTAAAACCTAAGGCAAAGGTCGACTATTTGACTACAATGAGAGCCGATGGAAATAACGTGGATCCTGAGAAAGAAGTTGTAGATGCATCCAATTCCCAAATGCAATACATGATGATGACTGAAAGACTGAATTCCAACTTTAGGGATTTGAAAAACGTAATGAGGCTAGCCTAA
- a CDS encoding STAS domain-containing protein: protein MAEHSEIIEIKPELTALFNDYYAFRNELMDAIAKKPKKIVLDLGKIPVMNSISISSLVWFCKNAKSEGIEIDIREIHPDLLKTFEVLKIDEYFQRI from the coding sequence ATGGCAGAACATTCGGAGATTATAGAGATCAAACCGGAGCTAACGGCCCTTTTCAATGACTACTACGCGTTTCGAAACGAGCTGATGGACGCGATCGCCAAAAAACCTAAGAAAATCGTCCTGGATTTGGGAAAGATCCCAGTCATGAATTCAATTTCTATCAGTTCCTTGGTTTGGTTCTGCAAAAATGCCAAATCCGAAGGGATCGAGATAGATATCCGAGAGATCCATCCGGACCTTCTCAAAACCTTTGAAGTACTAAAGATAGACGAGTACTTTCAGCGAATTTAA
- a CDS encoding LIC10301 family lipoprotein, giving the protein MKKILFSLLILSFALGCSAPLQERVLGIWERTSTCTPEGQCQDTPADKVQKLTLLRPGLAIYENPEDPERQRKIEYELFEKDTKSNSPEILFRFLNLGFQIRYVILKADKDKLELFNPDRNNTEIYKKVGVAPE; this is encoded by the coding sequence ATGAAAAAAATTCTTTTTTCTCTCCTTATCCTTTCCTTCGCGCTAGGTTGTTCTGCTCCTTTGCAGGAAAGGGTCCTCGGAATCTGGGAGAGAACTTCTACCTGCACTCCTGAAGGGCAATGCCAAGATACTCCCGCTGACAAGGTTCAGAAATTGACTCTACTCCGTCCAGGTCTTGCGATCTATGAGAATCCAGAAGATCCTGAAAGACAAAGAAAGATAGAATACGAACTATTCGAGAAGGATACAAAATCCAATTCCCCTGAGATATTATTCCGGTTTTTGAATCTAGGTTTTCAGATCCGCTATGTGATCCTTAAGGCGGATAAGGATAAATTAGAGTTATTTAATCCAGATCGAAATAATACAGAGATCTATAAGAAGGTTGGCGTCGCCCCGGAATGA
- a CDS encoding tetratricopeptide repeat protein: protein MIFSKEKILLLFFSSVLVLGTSLSAKEAETGTDENQSIIAPSPEGELSPPPQPTDQSELSRRKYQILALNTETINLLRSNSLSKAQANIEKLKKLDPDCLEFHYLSGAYLYALGRYPQSKKALLRAVELNPGHDPSHYLLGMIFVRRSKWEASVPYFQKAVELANYNPFYRLNMALAYFETGQYIKAKAEAEKGIELKPNYRNAKLVLLKVNFLLGNKAEALAQCKEFAKEGFLHKEFAYIYARLAMDLDKNFRKAIKLYNQFPDLPFNEKRFLAHAYFHTANYRASANTYSIIAGSKILSEEDKINYLRSLVFIRDYRRLELFVSSWMAEEPEKKLKIQEALDVAELLKDNDPKVYHMLPSRNPY, encoded by the coding sequence ATGATCTTCTCCAAGGAAAAGATACTTCTTCTTTTCTTTAGTTCCGTATTGGTCCTGGGGACTTCTTTGTCTGCAAAGGAAGCCGAGACAGGTACGGATGAGAATCAGTCGATTATTGCTCCTTCTCCGGAAGGAGAACTTTCTCCTCCGCCTCAACCCACGGATCAGAGCGAGCTATCTCGTCGAAAATACCAGATCCTCGCACTGAATACGGAGACGATCAATCTTTTAAGATCCAATAGTCTTTCCAAGGCCCAAGCAAATATTGAGAAACTGAAGAAACTCGATCCGGATTGTTTGGAGTTCCATTATCTAAGCGGAGCTTATCTGTATGCTCTCGGAAGATATCCTCAATCTAAGAAGGCTCTGCTCAGAGCGGTTGAGTTGAATCCTGGACATGATCCTTCTCATTATTTGCTTGGAATGATCTTCGTAAGAAGAAGTAAATGGGAAGCTTCCGTTCCATATTTTCAAAAGGCAGTAGAACTTGCGAATTACAATCCATTCTATCGTTTGAATATGGCGCTCGCATATTTCGAGACCGGTCAATATATCAAAGCCAAGGCCGAAGCGGAAAAGGGAATAGAGCTCAAACCGAATTACAGAAATGCTAAATTAGTTTTATTGAAAGTGAATTTCCTTTTAGGAAACAAGGCGGAGGCATTAGCCCAGTGCAAAGAATTTGCAAAAGAAGGGTTCTTGCACAAGGAATTCGCTTATATCTATGCACGCTTGGCAATGGATCTGGATAAGAATTTCAGAAAAGCGATCAAATTATATAATCAATTTCCGGATCTTCCGTTTAATGAGAAACGATTTCTCGCTCATGCATATTTTCATACCGCGAATTATAGAGCTTCTGCAAATACGTATTCTATTATCGCAGGCTCCAAGATCCTTTCAGAGGAAGATAAGATCAATTATCTCCGTTCTCTCGTTTTCATTCGTGATTATAGAAGATTGGAATTATTCGTAAGTTCTTGGATGGCAGAAGAGCCCGAAAAGAAACTCAAGATCCAAGAGGCATTGGATGTCGCGGAACTCTTAAAGGACAACGATCCCAAAGTCTATCACATGCTTCCTTCTCGCAATCCATATTGA
- a CDS encoding YbaN family protein gives MAQEFKDYSDEVKLHRSSIVRYVLIIIGTISLVLGIIGVFTPVLPTTPFLLLTAACYARASQKFYNWLMNNKYFGNFIRDWRIHKAIPLRAKIIAVSSIVITMTISAIFAPIIYVRIGMAVIGICVIAYILQFPTKKKED, from the coding sequence TTGGCCCAAGAATTTAAGGATTACAGTGACGAAGTCAAATTGCACAGATCGAGTATCGTGCGTTATGTGCTCATTATTATAGGAACGATTTCGCTAGTTCTCGGAATTATCGGAGTCTTCACACCTGTACTTCCTACCACTCCCTTTTTGCTTTTGACTGCGGCTTGTTACGCGAGAGCCTCTCAGAAATTTTATAATTGGCTAATGAACAATAAGTACTTCGGTAATTTTATCCGAGATTGGAGAATTCATAAAGCAATTCCGCTTAGAGCCAAGATCATTGCGGTTTCTTCTATCGTGATCACAATGACGATCAGTGCTATATTTGCTCCTATCATTTATGTGAGGATCGGAATGGCAGTCATCGGGATCTGTGTGATCGCTTACATTCTTCAGTTTCCTACTAAGAAGAAAGAAGATTAA
- a CDS encoding NAD(P)(+) transhydrogenase (Re/Si-specific) subunit beta, which yields MEKAYINLLYLVSSILFIIGLKLLSHPKTAVRGNFTGALGMFLAVVGVFLEYGTIKQSDIILIGSAILVGTAIGAYIALKVEMTGMPQLVALLNGLGGLASFLVGGNSLMEILETGKNTELLSNLQFTISTAATGIIGAVTLTGSLIAFGKLQGLVSEKAVRYFGDQIVKVLFLIGSIYLGYLNVIEPTKIEWYWYVVLVASILGVLLVMPIGGADMPVVIALLNSYSGLAASATGFVLGNNVLIISGSLVGASGILLTQIMCKAMNRSLPNVLFGGWGAAASTAETGDIYAGKTKATSAEEVAMLLDMAQRVVIVPGYGMAVAQAQHAVRELYNQLTDRNIEVEFAIHPVAGRMPGHMNVLLAEADIPYDKMKEMDEINPTFNTVDVVIINGANDVVNPLAKTDPGSPIAGMPILDVDKAKTIIVIKRSLSPGFAGVPNPLFIQENCLMYFQDGKKATQEIVTALKDT from the coding sequence ATGGAAAAAGCGTACATCAACCTCCTTTATCTAGTCTCCAGTATCCTTTTCATCATCGGATTAAAACTTCTTTCTCACCCTAAGACTGCAGTGAGAGGAAACTTTACCGGAGCTCTCGGTATGTTCTTAGCAGTGGTAGGCGTCTTCTTAGAATACGGCACCATCAAGCAAAGCGATATCATTCTCATCGGATCTGCAATCCTAGTAGGAACTGCAATCGGAGCTTATATAGCTCTGAAAGTAGAAATGACAGGAATGCCTCAGCTTGTTGCTCTTCTAAACGGTCTGGGTGGTTTAGCTTCCTTCTTAGTAGGTGGGAACTCTCTTATGGAGATCCTCGAAACAGGAAAGAACACCGAACTACTTAGCAATCTTCAGTTCACAATCTCCACTGCTGCGACAGGGATCATCGGTGCAGTTACCTTGACCGGTTCCTTGATTGCTTTCGGAAAACTACAAGGTTTAGTTTCCGAGAAAGCGGTTCGCTACTTCGGAGATCAGATCGTAAAAGTACTTTTCTTGATCGGATCCATTTATCTCGGATACCTGAACGTTATCGAACCTACTAAGATCGAATGGTACTGGTACGTTGTTCTTGTAGCTTCCATCTTGGGAGTTCTATTAGTAATGCCTATCGGTGGCGCGGACATGCCGGTAGTGATCGCACTTCTCAACTCTTACTCCGGACTCGCAGCTTCTGCTACCGGATTCGTATTGGGAAACAATGTTCTTATTATCTCCGGATCTCTTGTAGGAGCTTCCGGGATTCTACTTACACAGATCATGTGTAAGGCGATGAACCGCTCTCTTCCAAACGTTCTCTTCGGAGGCTGGGGAGCTGCTGCTTCTACTGCCGAAACTGGAGACATCTACGCAGGCAAAACCAAAGCTACTTCTGCAGAAGAAGTGGCTATGTTGTTGGATATGGCTCAGAGAGTCGTAATCGTTCCTGGTTATGGAATGGCAGTCGCGCAAGCACAGCACGCGGTTCGCGAATTATACAACCAACTTACCGATAGGAATATCGAAGTTGAATTCGCGATCCATCCGGTTGCAGGAAGGATGCCTGGACACATGAACGTTCTTCTCGCAGAAGCAGATATTCCTTATGACAAGATGAAGGAAATGGATGAGATCAATCCTACCTTCAACACTGTGGACGTGGTCATTATCAACGGAGCAAACGACGTTGTGAATCCTCTGGCAAAAACAGATCCAGGTTCTCCTATTGCAGGTATGCCTATTTTGGATGTGGACAAGGCTAAGACGATCATCGTGATCAAGCGTTCTTTGAGCCCTGGATTCGCGGGAGTTCCTAACCCTCTCTTTATCCAAGAAAATTGCCTCATGTATTTCCAAGATGGTAAGAAAGCCACTCAGGAAATCGTAACGGCTCTCAAAGATACCTGA
- a CDS encoding NAD(P) transhydrogenase subunit alpha — translation MEQFVSYLTIFLIAVFVGIEVINRIPPLLHTPLMSGSNAISGITIIGAILTLHASHSWIIQVLGFIAIVGATINVIGGFVVTHRMLGMFKKKD, via the coding sequence ATGGAACAGTTCGTAAGCTACCTGACGATATTCTTGATCGCAGTATTCGTAGGAATCGAGGTAATCAACCGTATTCCTCCTCTTTTACATACCCCTCTAATGTCAGGCTCGAACGCTATTTCGGGAATTACCATCATCGGGGCAATCTTAACCCTTCATGCTTCTCACAGTTGGATCATACAAGTTCTGGGATTTATCGCAATCGTGGGCGCAACCATCAACGTGATCGGAGGGTTCGTAGTAACTCACCGCATGTTGGGAATGTTCAAGAAAAAGGATTAA
- the queC gene encoding 7-cyano-7-deazaguanine synthase QueC → MSFQKPSSKLNGVQKNSKGPKAVVLFSGGLDSTTCLYKAIKDGYSPTALSFDYNQKHKEELKSAKKIAKLLGIPHLIQKLQPDFFKGSSLTEKKIRVPKNSLGHTKIPNTYVPGRNILFLSFGVSLAEGISAERLYIGVNALDYSGYPDCRPEFIKAYAEAIRLGTKMGAEGNPLEICTPLQYLDKKEIVLLGSSLGVPFSLTHSCYDPIQGKPCGKCDSCLLRKKGFQEAGIPEK, encoded by the coding sequence ATGAGCTTCCAAAAACCTTCTTCCAAATTGAACGGTGTTCAAAAAAATTCCAAGGGCCCCAAGGCTGTGGTTCTTTTTTCGGGGGGCTTGGATTCCACCACTTGCCTGTACAAAGCCATTAAAGACGGCTATTCTCCTACGGCTCTTTCTTTCGATTATAATCAAAAGCATAAGGAAGAATTAAAATCTGCAAAGAAGATCGCAAAGCTTCTAGGCATCCCTCATCTTATACAAAAGCTACAACCCGATTTCTTCAAGGGTTCTTCCTTAACAGAGAAGAAGATCCGTGTTCCCAAAAATTCTTTGGGTCATACTAAGATACCGAACACCTATGTGCCTGGCAGGAATATTCTATTTCTTTCCTTTGGTGTTTCTTTGGCGGAAGGTATTTCTGCCGAACGCCTGTACATTGGAGTGAATGCTTTGGATTATTCAGGTTACCCGGATTGCAGGCCAGAATTCATTAAGGCGTATGCCGAAGCCATCCGCCTAGGAACCAAGATGGGAGCCGAAGGGAATCCTTTGGAGATTTGCACTCCCTTGCAGTACTTGGATAAAAAAGAGATCGTTCTATTAGGCTCTAGTTTGGGTGTTCCCTTCTCCCTAACTCACTCTTGTTATGATCCGATCCAGGGCAAACCTTGCGGAAAATGCGACTCCTGCTTGCTTCGAAAAAAGGGTTTTCAGGAAGCAGGCATCCCAGAAAAGTGA